A genomic segment from Aegilops tauschii subsp. strangulata cultivar AL8/78 chromosome 1, Aet v6.0, whole genome shotgun sequence encodes:
- the LOC109767107 gene encoding hydroxyproline O-galactosyltransferase GALT3 → MRNCSGVILIVSLAALLFLLSPSPLTTHQPATFPAGSVADLLPSLPGLSGLYPAPANSTAHLSWRLLRPILSRSDAIPGTAAGVLEAAAAWRNLTAAVAAAAAAGNNQETGDASCRASVGGDLRARGVKIPCGLAEGAAVTVVGVPKQGAARFQAELVGGGGEVVACFNVSLGPSGMVVEQSSWTREDGWGEWERCPPLGHIGSNSSWQLSPVDALVRCNQQVSVNTIQGSSNTTQNVSANQPEDEKRLKGRAHFSGSTAIVEGEPFTATLWAGAEGFHLTVNGRHETSFAYRERLEPWSVAEVKVSGDLELLSILANGLPVSEDVDMASVELLKAPPVPKKRIFLLVGVFSTGNNFKRRMALRRTWMQYESVRSGEVAVRFFTGLHKNEQVNMELWREAQLYGDIQFMPFVDYYTLITLKTVAICMFGTKIMPAKYIMKTDDDAFVRIDEVISSLKKANPHGLLYGLMSFQSSPHRDKDSKWFISPKEWPVETYPPWAHGPGYVISRDVAKFVVQGHQERTLQLFRLEDVAMGIWIQQYKDSGQQVNYANDERFYNEGCDSDYVLAHYQSPRLMMCLWEKLQKESQAVCCE, encoded by the exons ATGAGGAATTGCTCCGGCGTGATCctcatcgtctccctcgccgccCTGCTCTTCCTCCTATCGCCGTCCCCCCTCACCACCCACCAGCCCGCCACCTTCCCGGCCGGCTCAGTCGCCGACCTCCTGCCCTCCCTCCCCGGGCTCTCGGGCCTTTACCCGGCGCCCGCCAACTCCACCGCGCACCTCTCCTGGCGCCTCCTCCGCCCCATCCTGTCCCGCTCCGATGCGATCCCAGGCACCGCCGCCGGTGTCCTCGAGGCGGCCGCCGCCTGGCGCAACCTCACCGCCGCCgtcgcggcggcggcagcagccgGCAACAACCAAGAGACCGGCGACGCGAGCTGCCGGGCGTCCGTGGGCGGGGATCTGCGCGCCCGTGGGGTAAAGATCCCGTGCGGGCTCGCGGAGGGCGCCGCGGTGACGGTGGTCGGGGTGCCCAAGCAAGGAGCGGCCAGGTTCCAGGCGGAGTTGGTGGGGGGAGGCGGCGAGGTGGTGGCCTGCTTCAATGTGAGCCTCGGGCCTTCTGGGATGGTGGTGGAGCAGAGTTCTTGGACCCGCGAGGACGGCTGGGGGGAGTGGGAGCGGTGCCCACCGCTTGGTCACATCGGCAGCAATAGCAGCTGGCAACTAAG TCCGGTCGATGCCCTTGTTCGTTGCAATCAGCAAGTGAGTGTGAATACCATTCAGGGGAGTAGCAACACCACACAGAATGTTAGTGCGAACCAGCCTGAAGATGAAAAGAGGCTCAAAGGACGTGCACATTTCAGTGGCAGCACTGCAATTGTCGAAGGAGAACCTTTTACAGCAACACTGTGGGCTGGTGCTGAGGGGTTCCATTTGACAGTAAATGGGAGGCACGAGACATCGTTTGCATACAGAGAG AGGTTGGAGCCATGGTCAGTAGCAGAAGTCAAGGTCTCTGGGGATTTGGAGCTCCTATCAATCTTGGCTAATGGATTGCCAGTTTCAGAAGATGTAGACATGGCTAGTGTTGAGCTTCTGAAGGCCCCACCTGTTCCAAAGAAGCGGATTTTTCTTCTTGTTGGTGTTTTCTCTACTGGAAACAACTTCAAGCGCCGGATGGCTTTGAGACGAACATGGATGCAATATGAGTCTGTCCGCTCAGGCGAAGTAGCTGTGCGGTTTTTCACTGGCCTT CATAAGAATGAGCAGGTCAATATGGAATTATGGAGAGAAGCTCAGCTGTATGGTGATATCCAGTTTATGCCATTTGTTGACTACTATACCTTGATCACTCTAAAGACTGTTGCAATTTGTATGTTTGGG ACCAAAATTATGCCTGCAAAGTACATCATGAAAACAGATGACGATGCTTTTGTTAGGATTGATGAAGTAATCTCTAGCCTGAAGAAGGCCAACCCCCATGGTCTCTTGTATGGTCTTATGTCTTTCCAGTCTTCACCACACAGAGACAAGGATAGCAAGTGGTTTATCAGTCCAAAG GAATGGCCTGTCGAAACATATCCGCCGTGGGCTCATGGTCCCGGATACGTAATTTCAAGGGACGTTGCTAAATTCGTGGTTCAAGGTCACCAAGAACGAACACTTCAG CTATTTAGACTTGAAGACGTGGCCATGGGAATATGGATCCAGCAATACAAAGACAGTGGCCAGCAAGTGAACTATGCCAATGATGAGCGCTTCTACAACGAAGGATGCGACTCTGATTACGTCCTCGCCCACTACCAGAGCCCGAGGCTTATGATGTGCTTGTGGGAGAAGCTCCAGAAGGAATCTCAAGCAGTGTGCTGTGAATAA